The Desulfurobacterium atlanticum DNA segment TGGCAGGTGGGAGTAACATTAAACTGGCTGATATATGATTTTGGAAGTAGAAAGATTAAAGTGGAAAAGGCACTTGAAAACACCTCAATCTCAAAGATAAAAATAGAAAAAGTGAAACTTTCCCTTATAAAAGAGATGGAGGAAGCAAAAGCAAAAATCCTTTCTGCGGAAGGGGCTTTAAAAAGTGCAGAGAAAGAGATTGCTCTGACAGAAAAGGTTAAAGAGATAGAGAAAGTAAGGTATGAAACCGGGGCAGGCACAATATATGACCTTCTAACAGCACAGGCGAAATATGAAAGTGCAAAAGCCAGATTTATAAATGCAAAATATGAACTTCTTGACGCATTCTACTACATGAAATATGTAAAAGGCGAGGTGAAGTAATGAAGAAAGTCATCACTATAATTGTTCTTTTAGTAGTAATTTTTGCAGGAGTAAAACTTGTTAAAAAGAGAAAAGCTGAAATTGAAAAACTCTCTGTTCCAACAATACCTCAAATAACAGTTAAAACCATTACGCCACAAAGAGGAAAAGTTGTAAGTAGTGCAATATTTACAGGAAAAGCAGAATATAAAGATAAAGTATTTGTAGCAACGAAACTTTCAGGCTACATTCAAAAAGTATATGTCAGCGAAGGAGAAAATATTAATAAAGGACAGATTTTGGCTACTATAGATTCAAAAGAGATAATAAGTGGAATAAATCAACTTGAGAAGAACAAAGAAGCTATTAAAAAAGCGATAGAGTCTCTTGAACTGGGATTAAAAGCGGCTAATGTTGAACTTAAGTTTGCAAAAGACAGATACACCAGAATAAAAACTCTCTACGAAGCAGGAGGAGCATCGAAAGAGCAACTTGAAGCAGCGGAAACAGAACTAAACCTTAAAAAAATAAAGGTGAAAACAGCAGTAAAAAATATAGAGGCAAAGGAGAAAGAACTTGAATCTGTAGAAGAGGTGATAAAAGGAAAAAAGTCTCTTCTTCAGTACACCACCATAACTTCTCCGGTTAATGGAGTGGTTGGAACAGTTTTCGTTAAAAACGGTAATCTTGCAGTTCCCGGGAAACCTATAATGACAATTTTGTCTGGAAAACCTAAAGTAACCTTCCTTTTCCCTGATAAAAATCTCATAAAACCCGGAATGAAGGTTGAAATAAAAGAATACGGCAGGGGAAAAATAACAAAGATTTATCCAGAAACAAAAAACGGTCTTTTCATAGCTGAAGTGAAACCTGAAAAAAATATCCCTGATGGTGCACTTTTAACATTGAAAGTGTTAATAAAAGAAGCTGAAGGAACCGTTATTCCGCTAAACGCACTGATAGAAACAGATAACGGAACCTTTGTGGTTGTTAAAACTGATAAAGGTTTTGAAAAAAAGAGAGTAAATGTGATAGCAACGGATATATCAAAAGCCGTGATATCTCCTGGGATAACATCTCCAATAGCCATCGGCAGTGAATCTAAACTTTTAAGACTTATAGCAGGTGGTGAAAGATGATAAAGATCCTACTTAAAAGACCCTACTTTATATACTCTTTTCTTGCACTATTTCTCTTTCTTGGAATTTACGGATACAACAACATAAACAGAAAGCTGTTTCCCGATTCAAACCGTCCAGAAGTTGCAGTGGTTATTGTTGAACCGGGAGCTTCAGCCAAGGAGATAGCTTCAAATATTGTCGTTCCTGTAGAGAGGGAACTTTACACCCTTGATAGAATCAGAAGAGTTTACTCCACAACAATAGACGAAGTTACCGTGATTCACGCAGAGTTTAACTATGGAAAAGATATAGGGACAGCCACTACAGAGGTAACTCAGGCAGTATCAAAGATTAGAAGTGATTTACCGCCGGACATCAGAGAGCCTCAAATTTACAGAATAGACAGTACACTCCAACCTATCGTTGTAATTTCAGTATCATCAAAAAAGCTTCCCCTCACAGATATAAGAGAGATAGCGGAAAATGATATAAAAAATACTCTCCTTCAGGTAGAAGGGGTTGCAAATGTTGACATTTTTGGTGGTTACAAGAAGGAAGTAATGGTAATTCCTGATAAGAAACTACTTGATAAGTATAATCTCTCTCCAGCAATTATAGTTGCAACACTTTCAAAGCACAATAGGGACTTTGCCATAGGTTCAATAGAAAACAATTTTTCAAAGGTTTTGTTAAAAATAAAAGGGAAACGGGATGTCCTTGAAAGTATTAAAAACATTCCAATAACTTCCTCTATCAAATTGAAAGACGTAGCAAAGGTGCATTTTGGCCACTATGAAAATACCGCTCTTTATTACGGCAACCAGAACCCCGCCATTGCACTTGCAGTTCAGAGAGAATCGGATGCTGACGTTGTAAAAACTATTGAAAAAGTAGAAAAAACTCTAAAAGAGATGGAGAAAAGATATCCATCTCTTCACTTTGAAATAACAGATACACAGAAAGATACAATAGTGCAAAGTACAACGAATATGTTTGAATCTCTGCGAGATGCAATAATAATGTCCACCATAGTGGTGTTTTTCTTTCTCGCAAGTTTCAGACAGGTTCTTGTTGTTCTCTTCACAATTCCTCTTGTTTACGCTTCAACTGTAGCTCTTATGTGGATTACAGGGATAGAATTCAATGTGGTTACCCTCACTGCAATTATACTTGCCCTCGGACTTTTACTTGACGATGCTGTTGTAGTTATGGAAAACATAGAAAGACACTATAGGGAATTGAAAAAACCTATACGCAGGGCTGTTATTGAAGGAACAGAAGAGATAATGTTTTCAGACCTTGCCGGAACAATAACAACAATGGCTGCACTATTTCCTATTCTTTTTGTTGGTGATTATCCGCAGACAATATTCAGACCCCTTGCTGGCACTTTACTTCTTGCCCTTGCTGCTTCATACATTATCTCAATAACAGCAGTTCCCCTTCTATCCATGAGACTTCTTGCAATAAAACATCCGTTAATACTGAAATTTGAAGAAGTGTTTGAAAAGGTCATCTCAAAATTGAATAACAGTTTTAGAATGTTCTTCCATAACCTAGTAAAAGCAGGAATTGAAAATAGAGCAGTAGCTGGAAGCTACCTTTTGGGATTAATACTACTATTTGTTATAAGTGTCAAAGGGCTAATGCCTATAATCGGAAAGGAACTAATGCCCCCGATGGATACAGGAATAGTTAAAATAGGCATAACTGTTGATCCAAACCTGACAATTGAGGACAGCAAAAAAGTCCTTGAGAAAACATTAAAAGCAATCTACTCCAGCGGGAAAGTTATAAGGGTTTCCTCTTCTATAGGAAGTGAAGCGGGAGTTTTATCCATAGGGAGTGGAGGTGGCATAGACTCCATATCTATAACAGCTACCTATGTAAATCGTTTTGAACGAAAGAAAACCATCTGGGAAATAGAAAGAGAGTTGAGAAGAAAAATAGCCCGAATTCCGAACATTGAACAGTTTACAGTATCCGACTACGGAGCAACAGCCCTTTCAAGTATTAAAGGAAACATAGACGTTACTTTATATTCCTCAAACTTTGACTCTCTTGAAAAAGCCGGAAAGTATGTTGAAAAAGCTATCTACAGCACTAAAGGAATAACCTGTGTAGCAAGGAGCTGGAATAAAAACAAAAAAGTTTATGTTCTCAAAGTTAATGAAGAGAAAGCGCTATCTTACGGTTTGACTCCCGAAGAGATAGCTTTTCAACTTACACAGCTTTTAAGAGGGATAAAAGCAACTTCCTTTCCAGTGATAAACTCCAAAGATTTCTCCATTAGAGTATGGATGGACAAAAACAGCAGAGATTCTGTTAAGACTGTAGAGAACACACTGATTCAAACAAAATTTGGAAAAATTCCCCTTTCAACAGTTGCAAAAGTTGAAGCAGTATATGAACCAAATGTTATAACAAGAGAGAAGCTGTTTTATACTCTTGATATTTATGGTTTCAGAGAAAAAGCAGCAATCACTCACATAATGGACAGTTTTGATAAAGCGTTTAAAAAGTATGAAACTAAAATTCCTCCAGATGTAAAACTTGAGCAAAATGGTGATGTAAAGCAGTTTACAGATTCAGCTAAAAGAATGGTAAGAGCCATAGGATTTGCGGTGCTTCTTATATTCTTTGTTCTTGTTCCGATGTTTAATTCAGTGAAGGCACCTCTTCTTATAATAGTATCCATTCCTTTAACATTAATAGGTGCTGCGTGGTCTCTTCTACTGTTCGACTATCACATCTCAATGCCTGCAATGATGGGATTTGTTCTTTTAAGTGGTATTATCGTTAACAACGCAATTTTACTGATAGACTTTGCGCTTAATGGCATTAAGAAAGGACTAACTCCAAAAGAAGCGATTCTTGAAAGTATAAAAATAAGAACAAGACCTGTTCTTATGACAGCTTTTGCAACAACAGCCGGTATGCTTCCAGTAGCCATGGGAAATGCTATAGGACTTGAAAGGCTTGCTCCACTTGGAGCGGTAGCCATCGGTGGACTTATTGTTGGAACATTCCTTACACTTGTATTTATTCCGCTTCTATTTATCTACACGTATAAAGAAGCAAATTGATAGGGGGTTAAACCCCCTTTATAAGATTAACTCCCGTGCTAATAAGTTTTTCAACTTCCGAAGGAGTAGGTGCTTCAGCATAAGTTCTGAATACAGGCTCTGTTCCTGAAGGTCTGAATAAAAGCCACGAATCATCCTCAAAGATAAGCTTTAATCCATCTATTGTAAGGGCTTTTTTTACCTTCTTTCCTTCAACTTCAGAAGGCGGAGAAGAGATAAGCTCTTTTAATTTTTCCCTTTCTTTTTCTGTAACAGGGAGATCTATCCTCCTGTAGTAAGCAGAGCCAAACTCCTCAAACAGAGCATCAACCATCTGAGAAACCGTTTTACCTTCAACAATCATCTTCTCAACAACATAAAGCCCCATTAAAAGGCCGTCCCTCTCAGGTAGGTAATCTATCAGAGCATAACCTCCGCTCTCTTCACCACCAAAAAGAACCTTCTTTTCAAGCATAACCTCTGTAATGTTTTTGAATCCTACCGGTGTTTCAACAAGCTCTATTCCAAAAGCTTCACATATTCTATTTACAAGATAACCTGTAGAAACGGTTTTCACAACGCAACCACCTTTTAAACCTTTATTCCTTAAAAGGTGAAGAAGAATCAGAGCATAAACTATCTGAGAGTTAACAAAATTTCCTTTCTCATCAACAATTCCCACTCTATCACCATCACCGTCGTGGGCTATACCTATATCACTTTTAGTTGCTCTTACCTTCTCCATAAGAGTTCTTATGTTTTTCTCCACTATAGGCTCAGGATGTTTATTATTAAAGAGAGGATCTCTATAGCTGTGAATCTGTGCTACAGTGGCCTTTGTTCCTTCCAGAGCTTTTGAAACAAAACCCTGTTGTGCCCCGAACATAGCGTCGTGAACTATCTTAACTTCTCTCTCTCTAAAAAGAGAAAGGTCAATCTGGTTTCTCACACCTTCAATATAAGGAGTGTTGATATCAAGAAGCTCTATCTCTCCCTTACCACCGCTTTTTTCATCCACATTTTTCAACTTTTCCTCTATTCGTTTAACGTAAACTGTTCTCGCTGCCCCTCCAAACGCTTCTTTAACCTTATAACCGTTATACTTTCCGTAGTTGTGAGAAGCTGTAATAACTATACCGTTATCAAATTCAAGATACTTTGTTGCATAGGAAACCGCAGGAGTTGGAGAGAAAGTATCAGAAAGAGAAACCTCAAACCCCTCACCTGAGAGAAGCTCTGCAACAAACTTTCCAAACTCGGGAGAGAGAAACCTCATATCATAACCAACAACAACTCTCTTTGCCCCATCCTCTTTTAAAACTTTGGCATGAGCAAGAGTAACTTTTTTTAAATTTTCAAACGTAAAATCGTCAGCAATAACACCTCTCCAACCATCAGTCCCAAACTTTATAGCCACCTTTACCTCCATAGCCCAAAAGTAGCTTAGATTATACTAAAGAAAACAAAAATTTATATGGTAGAATTTTAAAAAGACGCACTTTTAAAACCAAATATTGTCACAGGAGAAAGATGAAATATAAACTCTTCATGGACCCTGTTTACGATGAATTTGTAATGGTAGAAAGAAACGGCGTAGAAGAGATGATAATAAACTCTCCTATCATGCAACGGCTAAGATACATAAGACAGCTTGGTCCTTGCTATTTTGTGTATCCTGGAGCAGAACATACAAGATTCCAGCACTCTCTGGGAGTTTACTGGCTCGTTCATAAAGCGTTTAACTTTCTTGAAAAAAGGGGGTTTTCTTTTGATAAGGAAGTAAAGTTTTATGTTTCAATTGCCGCTCTAACCCACGATTTTGGACATTCACCGTTTTCCCATGCTCTTGAAAACAGCATAGTTCCTTATAAACATGAAGAACTTACAATAAAAGCTTTAGAGATTCTTGAAAATAAAAAAATAATTGATAAAACCACTGTGGAAAAGGTAAAAGATATAATTGAAAAGAACTTTCATCTTCCATTTGCATATCAACTTATATCAAGTCAACTTGACTGCGATAGACTGGATTATCTGAGAAGAGATGCTTTCTATACAGGTGTTAGTTTTGGTAAGGTTGACGTTAACAGAATTCTTGCATCAATAGATCTTTATGAAAACAATCTTGTATGGAACTATAAAGGATTTAATGCTCTTGAATCATACGTAATGTCAAGGTATCAGATGTATTGGGCTGTTTATTTCCATCCTGTCAACATATCTGCTCAAGTTTTGCTTCAAAAAATGTTAAAAAGATTAAGATTTCTTCTTTTGAATGGAACAGATGTTGAGATGGATTCCCTTTTAAAGGAAACCATTATAGATAAAGATATTGAAAAATTTTTTCTACTAACAGATGCCTCCATAATATCATCTGTGTATCAGTTTACTCTTTCAAGAGATTCCATTTTAAGGGAT contains these protein-coding regions:
- a CDS encoding efflux RND transporter periplasmic adaptor subunit, yielding MKKVITIIVLLVVIFAGVKLVKKRKAEIEKLSVPTIPQITVKTITPQRGKVVSSAIFTGKAEYKDKVFVATKLSGYIQKVYVSEGENINKGQILATIDSKEIISGINQLEKNKEAIKKAIESLELGLKAANVELKFAKDRYTRIKTLYEAGGASKEQLEAAETELNLKKIKVKTAVKNIEAKEKELESVEEVIKGKKSLLQYTTITSPVNGVVGTVFVKNGNLAVPGKPIMTILSGKPKVTFLFPDKNLIKPGMKVEIKEYGRGKITKIYPETKNGLFIAEVKPEKNIPDGALLTLKVLIKEAEGTVIPLNALIETDNGTFVVVKTDKGFEKKRVNVIATDISKAVISPGITSPIAIGSESKLLRLIAGGER
- a CDS encoding efflux RND transporter permease subunit; the encoded protein is MIKILLKRPYFIYSFLALFLFLGIYGYNNINRKLFPDSNRPEVAVVIVEPGASAKEIASNIVVPVERELYTLDRIRRVYSTTIDEVTVIHAEFNYGKDIGTATTEVTQAVSKIRSDLPPDIREPQIYRIDSTLQPIVVISVSSKKLPLTDIREIAENDIKNTLLQVEGVANVDIFGGYKKEVMVIPDKKLLDKYNLSPAIIVATLSKHNRDFAIGSIENNFSKVLLKIKGKRDVLESIKNIPITSSIKLKDVAKVHFGHYENTALYYGNQNPAIALAVQRESDADVVKTIEKVEKTLKEMEKRYPSLHFEITDTQKDTIVQSTTNMFESLRDAIIMSTIVVFFFLASFRQVLVVLFTIPLVYASTVALMWITGIEFNVVTLTAIILALGLLLDDAVVVMENIERHYRELKKPIRRAVIEGTEEIMFSDLAGTITTMAALFPILFVGDYPQTIFRPLAGTLLLALAASYIISITAVPLLSMRLLAIKHPLILKFEEVFEKVISKLNNSFRMFFHNLVKAGIENRAVAGSYLLGLILLFVISVKGLMPIIGKELMPPMDTGIVKIGITVDPNLTIEDSKKVLEKTLKAIYSSGKVIRVSSSIGSEAGVLSIGSGGGIDSISITATYVNRFERKKTIWEIERELRRKIARIPNIEQFTVSDYGATALSSIKGNIDVTLYSSNFDSLEKAGKYVEKAIYSTKGITCVARSWNKNKKVYVLKVNEEKALSYGLTPEEIAFQLTQLLRGIKATSFPVINSKDFSIRVWMDKNSRDSVKTVENTLIQTKFGKIPLSTVAKVEAVYEPNVITREKLFYTLDIYGFREKAAITHIMDSFDKAFKKYETKIPPDVKLEQNGDVKQFTDSAKRMVRAIGFAVLLIFFVLVPMFNSVKAPLLIIVSIPLTLIGAAWSLLLFDYHISMPAMMGFVLLSGIIVNNAILLIDFALNGIKKGLTPKEAILESIKIRTRPVLMTAFATTAGMLPVAMGNAIGLERLAPLGAVAIGGLIVGTFLTLVFIPLLFIYTYKEAN
- a CDS encoding phosphoglucomutase/phosphomannomutase family protein, yielding MAIKFGTDGWRGVIADDFTFENLKKVTLAHAKVLKEDGAKRVVVGYDMRFLSPEFGKFVAELLSGEGFEVSLSDTFSPTPAVSYATKYLEFDNGIVITASHNYGKYNGYKVKEAFGGAARTVYVKRIEEKLKNVDEKSGGKGEIELLDINTPYIEGVRNQIDLSLFREREVKIVHDAMFGAQQGFVSKALEGTKATVAQIHSYRDPLFNNKHPEPIVEKNIRTLMEKVRATKSDIGIAHDGDGDRVGIVDEKGNFVNSQIVYALILLHLLRNKGLKGGCVVKTVSTGYLVNRICEAFGIELVETPVGFKNITEVMLEKKVLFGGEESGGYALIDYLPERDGLLMGLYVVEKMIVEGKTVSQMVDALFEEFGSAYYRRIDLPVTEKEREKLKELISSPPSEVEGKKVKKALTIDGLKLIFEDDSWLLFRPSGTEPVFRTYAEAPTPSEVEKLISTGVNLIKGV
- a CDS encoding HD domain-containing protein, yielding MKYKLFMDPVYDEFVMVERNGVEEMIINSPIMQRLRYIRQLGPCYFVYPGAEHTRFQHSLGVYWLVHKAFNFLEKRGFSFDKEVKFYVSIAALTHDFGHSPFSHALENSIVPYKHEELTIKALEILENKKIIDKTTVEKVKDIIEKNFHLPFAYQLISSQLDCDRLDYLRRDAFYTGVSFGKVDVNRILASIDLYENNLVWNYKGFNALESYVMSRYQMYWAVYFHPVNISAQVLLQKMLKRLRFLLLNGTDVEMDSLLKETIIDKDIEKFFLLTDASIISSVYQFTLSRDSILRDLSTRFVKRQFFKPIEIESPQIVLDAKEKLINNGYDPDYYMALIEPAKVAYSYYSPRKLDAILVKMNDHVVEEVSNIAPTDALKSLSRKVKKTILFIPSELNFKV